From Rutidosis leptorrhynchoides isolate AG116_Rl617_1_P2 chromosome 3, CSIRO_AGI_Rlap_v1, whole genome shotgun sequence, a single genomic window includes:
- the LOC139902223 gene encoding uncharacterized protein, whose protein sequence is MATSKNIIRVSEIDGRKVNFTKKIKFVRLLQKLGYGYDEGKPTLELIVSDEEGTKIVINICNPLKAKFDNLIREWGFFCISNPAVVDSPLQFRTNHIQHEYKLMFTKKTTVMPFPPTEWRGTNDVIGRVANYSEVQDFRNTGELKSKYINLQLIDLDLTQIHSSKDSICSLAPSLSISSARDPNSFFKKAQYVSLDRLNPSMEGIYIIQATINTIINDDTWYYIACKKYNKSAKPVIPDCDLTLDVDQLLNLERKCYGCIKKPDVVVKFKVPIRIENQTGTASFTVFESVVKKFITQSAYELIKALSKDDDYPEELELLLQKTLLFKIDVDQHVIFEDVEFEESSEKLTSVGNCASNASESQTVDLSHDTCFRPPLKNIKQEGIKSPPSVKSSTSKVKFSDRPKRLRSSDS, encoded by the exons ATGgccacatccaagaacataattcgGGTTTCAGAGATTGATGGAAGGAAAGTTAATTTTACCAAAAAAATTAAATTCGTCCGTTTACTTCAAAAGCTTGGATATGGTTACGATGAAGGTAAACCAACTTTGGAGCTAATCGTTTCGGATGAGGAG GGCACTAAGATTGTCATCAACATCTGTAACCCCCTTAAGGCCAAATTTGATAACCTCATTAGGGAATGGGGCTTCTTTTGTATTTCTAATCCTGCTGTAGTTGATAGTCCGCTACAATTCCGGACCAACCATATCCAACATGAGTACAAACTCATGTTTACTAAGAAAACAACTGTTATGCCATTCCCACCAACTGAATGGAGAGGAACTAATG ATGTTATTGGACGTGTAGCAAATTATTCTGAAGTACAGGATTTTCGAAACACTGGTGAACTCAAGTCCAAGTACATCAATCTTCAGCTCATTGATTTAGA CCTCACCCAAATCCATTCTTCTAAAGATTCCATTTGTTCGTTAGCTCCTTCGTTGTCAATTTCTTCTGCACGTGATCCAAATTCCTTTTTTAAAAAGGCTCAGTATGTTAGTTTAGATCGCTTGAACCCGTCCATG GAAGGCATTTATATTATTCAAGCCACAATCAATACCATTATTAACGACGACACGTGGTACTACATTGCCTGCAAGAAGTATAACAAGAGTGCTAAACCTGTTATCCCCGACTGTGATCTTACCTTGGACGTTGATCAACTTTTAAACTTGGAACGGAAGTGTTACGGTTGTATCAAGAAGCCGGACGTGGTAGTAAA GTTTAAAGTGCCGATTCGTATAGAAAATCAAACCGGCACAGCGTCTTTCACTGTTTTCGAATCTGTGGTGAAGAAGTTCATTACTCAATCGGCTTATGAGTTAATTAAGGCATTGTCTAAAGATGATGATTATCCTGAAGAGTTGGAACTTCTTTTACAAAAGACCCTTTTGTTTAAGATAGAT GTCGATCAACATGTGATTTTTGAAGATGTTGAGTTTGAAGAATCATCTGAGAAACTTACTTCAGTTGGCAAT TGTGCCTCAAATGCTTCTGAAAGTCAGACCGTTGATCTCAGTCATGATACCTGTTTTAGACCACCTCTCAAAAATATCAAACAAGAAGGAATCAAATCT